One Malania oleifera isolate guangnan ecotype guangnan chromosome 10, ASM2987363v1, whole genome shotgun sequence genomic region harbors:
- the LOC131165337 gene encoding uncharacterized protein LOC131165337 isoform X3, which yields MLPDEARSRKRPTDLFRFVRMEDRKRALVSRLLQYSLVHEVLGIPSDEISINRTAEGKPYVECDQMNLEFPNFNFNTSHHGDYVAIASEPICLVGVDIVSRTIPKNEAVPEFILNFSSYFSTWEWSKIIYSNSCDEMLNEFYRYWCLKEAFVKAIGTGMWYRLDKIEFHHNRWSDIFVKIDGRELEDWKFWLSELGKGHWVSIAKGHPRAATDSYKRTLKRTEFDEEEYHLGLHLPNVSFELQTVDQLVRLLQRSEEDTT from the exons ATGCTTCCCGATGAAGCGCGAAGCCGAAAACGCCCAACTGATCTTTTTCG ATTTGTGAGAATGGAGGATAGAAAACGGGCGCTGGTGAGCCGTTTGCTTCAATATTCGCTTGTCCATGAAGTGTTAGGAATCCCATCTGATGAGATTAGCATTAACCGCACCGCTGAAGGCAAACCCTATGTG GAATGTGATCAAATGAACTTGGAATTTCCCAATTTTAACTTTAACACATCCCATCATGGTGACTACGTGGCAATAGCATCTGAACCAATTTGCCTTGTTGGTGTGGATATTGTTTCTCGTACCATTCCGAAGAATGAGGCAGTTCCAGAATTCATTCTAAATTTCTCATCCTACTTCTCAACTTGGGAATGGAGTAAAATAATTTATTCCAACAGTTGTGATGAAATGTTGAATGAGTTTTACAG ATACTGGTGTCTGAAGGAAGCATTTGTCAAAGCAATAGGGACTGGAATGTGGTATAGGTTGGACAAAATTGAGTTTCATCACAACAGATGGAGCGACATATTTGTTAAAATTGATGGGAGGGAGTTGGAGGACTGGAAATTTTGGCTCTCTGAGCTGGGAAAAGGCCATTGG GTATCCATTGCAAAGGGTCACCCAAGAGCTGCCACTGATAGTTACAAGAGAACCCTGAAGCGGACGGAGTTTGATGAGGAGGAGTATCATTTGGGTCTTCATCTTCCAAATGTAAGTTTTGAATTGCAAACAGTAGACCAACTTGTTCGGTTGTTGCAGAGATCTGAAGAGGACACAACCTAG
- the LOC131165337 gene encoding uncharacterized protein LOC131165337 isoform X2, translated as MEKGVKRWVVDISDWNPSQPDFFFAMSVLPQHQHSSITRFVRMEDRKRALVSRLLQYSLVHEVLGIPSDEISINRTAEGKPYVECDQMNLEFPNFNFNTSHHGDYVAIASEPICLVGVDIVSRTIPKNEAVPEFILNFSSYFSTWEWSKIIYSNSCDEMLNEFYRYWCLKEAFVKAIGTGMWYRLDKIEFHHNRWSDIFVKIDGRELEDWKFWLSELGKGHWVSIAKGHPRAATDSYKRTLKRTEFDEEEYHLGLHLPNVSFELQTVDQLVRLLQRSEEDTT; from the exons ATGGAGAAGGGCGTCAAAAGATGGGTAGTTGACATTTCCGATTGGAACCCTTCTCAGCCCGACTTCTTCTTTGCCATGTCTGTTCTTCCTCAGCACCAGCACTCCTCCATCACCAG ATTTGTGAGAATGGAGGATAGAAAACGGGCGCTGGTGAGCCGTTTGCTTCAATATTCGCTTGTCCATGAAGTGTTAGGAATCCCATCTGATGAGATTAGCATTAACCGCACCGCTGAAGGCAAACCCTATGTG GAATGTGATCAAATGAACTTGGAATTTCCCAATTTTAACTTTAACACATCCCATCATGGTGACTACGTGGCAATAGCATCTGAACCAATTTGCCTTGTTGGTGTGGATATTGTTTCTCGTACCATTCCGAAGAATGAGGCAGTTCCAGAATTCATTCTAAATTTCTCATCCTACTTCTCAACTTGGGAATGGAGTAAAATAATTTATTCCAACAGTTGTGATGAAATGTTGAATGAGTTTTACAG ATACTGGTGTCTGAAGGAAGCATTTGTCAAAGCAATAGGGACTGGAATGTGGTATAGGTTGGACAAAATTGAGTTTCATCACAACAGATGGAGCGACATATTTGTTAAAATTGATGGGAGGGAGTTGGAGGACTGGAAATTTTGGCTCTCTGAGCTGGGAAAAGGCCATTGG GTATCCATTGCAAAGGGTCACCCAAGAGCTGCCACTGATAGTTACAAGAGAACCCTGAAGCGGACGGAGTTTGATGAGGAGGAGTATCATTTGGGTCTTCATCTTCCAAATGTAAGTTTTGAATTGCAAACAGTAGACCAACTTGTTCGGTTGTTGCAGAGATCTGAAGAGGACACAACCTAG
- the LOC131165337 gene encoding uncharacterized protein LOC131165337 isoform X1: MLPDEARSRKRPTDLFRFVRMEDRKRALVSRLLQYSLVHEVLGIPSDEISINRTAEGKPYVECDQMNLEFPNFNFNTSHHGDYVAIASEPICLVGVDIVSRTIPKNEAVPEFILNFSSYFSTWEWSKIIYSNSCDEMLNEFYRYWCLKEAFVKAIGTGMWYRLDKIEFHHNRWSDIFVKIDGRELEDWKFWLSELGKGHWVCLNFFPILVCPFNLWFFKVLRCVSSVSQGILNVARVCCRLAAAAYTTWDEGENVHIALSANFSRKLLTRIAIFLHFWSSLDWCHSKQSFILLLFLRPFES, encoded by the exons ATGCTTCCCGATGAAGCGCGAAGCCGAAAACGCCCAACTGATCTTTTTCG ATTTGTGAGAATGGAGGATAGAAAACGGGCGCTGGTGAGCCGTTTGCTTCAATATTCGCTTGTCCATGAAGTGTTAGGAATCCCATCTGATGAGATTAGCATTAACCGCACCGCTGAAGGCAAACCCTATGTG GAATGTGATCAAATGAACTTGGAATTTCCCAATTTTAACTTTAACACATCCCATCATGGTGACTACGTGGCAATAGCATCTGAACCAATTTGCCTTGTTGGTGTGGATATTGTTTCTCGTACCATTCCGAAGAATGAGGCAGTTCCAGAATTCATTCTAAATTTCTCATCCTACTTCTCAACTTGGGAATGGAGTAAAATAATTTATTCCAACAGTTGTGATGAAATGTTGAATGAGTTTTACAG ATACTGGTGTCTGAAGGAAGCATTTGTCAAAGCAATAGGGACTGGAATGTGGTATAGGTTGGACAAAATTGAGTTTCATCACAACAGATGGAGCGACATATTTGTTAAAATTGATGGGAGGGAGTTGGAGGACTGGAAATTTTGGCTCTCTGAGCTGGGAAAAGGCCATTGGGTTTGTCTCAATTTTTTTCCAATCCTCGTTTGCCCTTTTAACTTATGGTTCTTCAAAGTGTTGAGGTGTGTAAGTTCTGTTTCACAAGGCATTTTGAATGTAGCAAGGGTTTGCTGTAGGTTGGCAGCGGCGGCTTACACAACTTGGGATGAAGGAGAAAATGTGCATATTGCCCTGTCAGCTAATTTCTCTAGAAAATTGCTGACAAGGATAGCCATTTTCCTTCACTTTTGGAGTAGTTTAGATTGGTGTCATTCGAAGCAGAGTTTCATTTTGTTGCTTTTTCTTAGGCCATTTGAGTCTTAA